From the genome of Streptomyces sp. NBC_01317, one region includes:
- a CDS encoding ATP-binding protein → MKSTTHPTQPAHELHAPGQEFDMRFTSTPRGARLARRLVSHRLHEWGHPYNTTTNDTVTLIAAELAANAVRHGHVPGRDFRLRLSIDADADAGSTAIRIEVTDTRTERIPALASPAPDAEAGRGLLLVAALATLWGTTSRVAAPGKTVWAQLVVSGRVQNVPRITN, encoded by the coding sequence ATGAAATCCACAACTCACCCCACTCAGCCCGCACACGAACTCCACGCCCCCGGCCAGGAGTTCGACATGCGCTTCACGTCCACCCCACGCGGCGCACGGCTCGCTCGGCGTCTCGTCTCGCACCGGCTTCACGAGTGGGGCCACCCGTACAACACGACTACCAACGACACCGTCACCCTCATCGCCGCCGAGCTCGCCGCGAACGCCGTACGCCACGGCCACGTCCCCGGCCGGGACTTCCGCCTCCGCCTGAGCATCGACGCAGACGCCGACGCCGGCTCCACAGCCATCCGTATCGAGGTCACCGACACCCGTACCGAGCGGATTCCCGCCCTCGCCTCCCCTGCGCCGGACGCCGAGGCAGGCCGTGGCCTGCTCCTCGTGGCGGCCCTCGCGACCCTTTGGGGCACCACATCCCGCGTCGCAGCCCCTGGCAAGACCGTCTGGGCGCAACTCGTTGTCAGTGGTCGGGTACAGAATGTTCCCCGAATCACCAACTGA
- a CDS encoding AAA domain-containing protein, producing the protein MTGTGRPYPVEELLTAARAEILAEQRSDADGAVKVALSKGRLLSQSGGTREYLFECRAWQDSLHGLPVLARPSRSRKPWDPAEATRAPDGTVRLVTKADLGTAPANIQIRKDDSVNWAVLAERLETAGGQDSPIDTDHAGWLVGRGTPRTSRAENPGQWVANWAGLQLNPRQRDAVAQALASEVLFLWGPPGTGKTDVVGHIVEGSFRQGLRVLFLAPTNVAVDQALERMCSLLEHEEGFAEGIVQRSGGIVLPSLRSRFGDQVDPARIAALLVESIDRQISTAADQLKGARAALVLHDRVRELESDQATGTQEMAGAGRDHAAAAKTVAAADTLAAQLRLKMEKAGQPSGLFVERRAAKLRDLQAALANEEDEARRAREDVSRAARRHTAGEKQAAEAGRALPAARAAVLGIPPRQNVVESVASLQERLDELGQKRKRIQDEVRSRCRVLGATVAKAVQSRKLLDEVDVVVIDEAGMVNLPSAWFAAGLARKRLIVAGDFRQLPAVTKGDGDRTASEEERAHSREWAARDAFHAAGLVDPSGRVRQDPRLVALDTQYRMREPICAVVNEVAYPDAPLRTGCGNTSRLPFAPLIDSPVILIDTSGRRISGGGRKPHMTNAVHAAVIHELVRGLQYEGILPGRKWQEVPEGERATDRLAVISPYREQVKALKSSLAHRFGEDYDGLVDTVHRFQGSQRPVVLLDTVAGAGKDAGFFYSGTGLSSQTCRLLNVALSRAQDHLVVVADVAFLRKHVAPHSEALAMVDHLEAHAQTISADQLIPVRDADQLATMSAEELARPAFFEHSEVQEAVAWDVERAQRGIELYSAFMDAPPVRRWARMLEPKTAAGVQVTVFTRPPEEQQEPSRAARHRELVGQLEAVGCRVEFRDRMHEKVLILDGSVLWHGSKNLLANIGPTDLMMRYTDPASCDRVRRLMERTRMERPARAQWRPEGETAPASEVPAQRAEASAGKVYPGLERDGRLYLNVPYEQRNDAKRLLRARWDKEAGHWWVDAETVNREEAARWLP; encoded by the coding sequence ATGACCGGCACGGGGCGTCCATATCCCGTCGAGGAGCTTCTGACGGCGGCGCGCGCCGAGATCCTCGCCGAACAGCGGAGCGACGCCGACGGCGCTGTGAAGGTCGCCCTGTCCAAGGGACGGCTCCTCTCGCAGTCCGGGGGGACGCGCGAGTATCTCTTCGAGTGCCGTGCCTGGCAGGACAGCCTGCACGGTCTTCCCGTCCTCGCCCGGCCGTCACGTTCCCGGAAGCCATGGGATCCGGCCGAGGCCACGCGTGCTCCTGACGGAACCGTACGGCTCGTGACGAAGGCCGATCTCGGGACGGCGCCCGCCAACATCCAGATCCGCAAGGACGACTCCGTGAACTGGGCCGTGCTGGCCGAGCGCCTGGAGACGGCCGGCGGCCAGGACAGCCCCATCGACACGGACCATGCGGGCTGGCTGGTCGGGCGGGGCACCCCGCGCACCAGCCGTGCCGAGAACCCGGGACAGTGGGTGGCCAACTGGGCGGGGCTCCAGCTGAACCCGCGTCAGCGTGACGCCGTCGCGCAGGCCCTCGCCAGTGAGGTGCTGTTCCTGTGGGGGCCGCCCGGCACCGGGAAGACGGATGTCGTCGGCCACATCGTGGAGGGCAGTTTCCGTCAAGGACTCAGGGTCCTCTTCCTGGCTCCCACGAACGTCGCGGTGGACCAGGCCCTTGAGCGGATGTGCTCCCTGCTGGAGCACGAGGAGGGCTTCGCAGAGGGGATCGTCCAGCGGTCCGGGGGCATTGTCCTGCCGTCGCTGCGCAGCCGTTTCGGAGACCAGGTCGACCCGGCCCGGATCGCCGCCCTGCTGGTGGAGAGCATCGACCGGCAGATCAGCACGGCGGCCGACCAGCTCAAGGGCGCACGGGCGGCGCTGGTCCTGCACGACCGGGTCCGGGAGCTGGAGTCGGACCAGGCCACCGGTACACAGGAGATGGCCGGGGCCGGCCGCGACCACGCCGCAGCGGCGAAGACGGTGGCTGCCGCGGACACCCTGGCCGCACAGCTGCGGCTGAAGATGGAGAAGGCCGGGCAGCCGAGCGGACTCTTCGTGGAGCGCAGAGCGGCGAAACTCCGTGACCTCCAGGCCGCCCTGGCGAATGAGGAGGACGAGGCGAGGCGGGCCAGGGAGGACGTCTCGCGCGCGGCCCGTCGCCACACGGCAGGCGAGAAGCAGGCCGCCGAGGCCGGCCGAGCCCTCCCTGCTGCCCGCGCCGCCGTCCTCGGGATCCCGCCCAGGCAGAACGTCGTCGAGTCCGTTGCCTCTCTCCAGGAGCGACTCGACGAACTCGGGCAGAAACGCAAGCGCATCCAGGACGAAGTCCGCTCCCGTTGCCGGGTGCTCGGAGCGACCGTGGCCAAGGCCGTCCAGTCGAGGAAGCTGCTCGACGAGGTCGATGTCGTGGTGATCGACGAGGCCGGCATGGTCAACCTTCCCTCGGCCTGGTTCGCAGCCGGACTCGCCCGCAAGAGGCTGATCGTGGCCGGCGACTTCCGGCAGCTGCCCGCCGTAACCAAGGGCGACGGCGACCGGACGGCGAGCGAGGAGGAGCGTGCCCATTCCCGTGAGTGGGCGGCGCGGGACGCCTTCCATGCCGCAGGCCTGGTCGACCCTTCCGGCCGGGTACGCCAGGACCCTCGACTGGTGGCGCTCGACACCCAGTACAGGATGCGGGAGCCGATCTGCGCGGTCGTCAACGAGGTCGCGTATCCGGACGCCCCGCTCAGGACCGGGTGCGGAAACACCAGCCGTCTGCCGTTCGCCCCCCTCATCGACTCTCCGGTGATCCTGATCGACACGTCCGGCCGGCGGATCTCCGGCGGCGGACGCAAGCCGCATATGACGAACGCCGTTCACGCCGCGGTGATCCACGAGCTGGTCCGAGGGCTCCAGTACGAGGGAATCCTGCCCGGCCGCAAGTGGCAGGAGGTCCCCGAAGGCGAACGGGCGACCGACCGGCTCGCCGTCATCTCCCCGTACCGGGAGCAGGTCAAGGCCCTCAAGAGCAGCCTGGCCCACCGTTTCGGGGAGGACTACGACGGCCTGGTCGACACCGTCCACCGGTTCCAGGGCAGCCAGCGCCCCGTCGTACTCCTCGACACGGTGGCGGGCGCCGGCAAGGATGCCGGCTTCTTCTACAGCGGTACGGGGCTGTCCTCGCAGACCTGCCGCCTCCTCAACGTCGCTCTCAGCCGGGCCCAGGACCACCTGGTCGTCGTGGCGGACGTTGCTTTCCTTCGCAAGCACGTGGCCCCGCACAGCGAGGCACTGGCGATGGTCGACCATCTGGAGGCGCACGCGCAGACCATCTCAGCCGACCAGCTGATCCCGGTCCGCGACGCGGACCAGTTGGCCACCATGTCGGCGGAGGAACTGGCACGGCCTGCCTTCTTCGAACACAGCGAGGTCCAGGAAGCGGTGGCATGGGACGTGGAGCGAGCGCAGCGTGGCATCGAGCTGTATTCGGCGTTCATGGACGCGCCGCCGGTCCGCCGGTGGGCCAGGATGCTCGAACCGAAAACGGCTGCCGGGGTCCAGGTCACGGTCTTCACCCGCCCGCCGGAGGAGCAGCAGGAACCCTCCCGCGCGGCGCGGCACCGGGAACTGGTCGGGCAGCTGGAGGCTGTCGGCTGCCGGGTCGAGTTCCGCGACCGCATGCACGAGAAGGTCCTCATCCTGGACGGTTCGGTCCTGTGGCACGGCTCGAAGAACCTGCTCGCGAACATCGGGCCGACGGACCTGATGATGCGCTACACCGACCCGGCCTCCTGCGACCGCGTACGGCGGCTGATGGAGCGCACCCGCATGGAACGTCCGGCGCGAGCACAGTGGCGCCCCGAAGGAGAGACCGCTCCGGCGTCCGAGGTGCCTGCCCAGCGAGCCGAGGCGTCGGCAGGCAAGGTGTACCCGGGACTGGAACGGGACGGCCGTCTGTACCTCAACGTCCCGTACGAGCAGAGGAACGATGCCAAGCGTCTGCTCCGGGCCCGGTGGGACAAGGAGGCCGGGCACTGGTGGGTCGACGCGGAGACGGTCAACCGGGAAGAGGCGGCGCGCTGGCTGCCGTAG
- a CDS encoding AAA family ATPase, with protein MIEHLSLANFKAFRSARIRLAPVTLLTGLNSSGKSTVLQSLALLRQSYDSGVLMSTDGDANSRGGFLLDGDLVELGTGQDLLHEDFDTAEPGGDPLIAVAFETATKETYAWSARYAAEQDVLPIVLPVQPEGWEDAPLFSRRFQYLKADRITPATTYPRSHHQAIGRGFLGARGEHAVNFLRHHAQDVVPDGPLRHPQAGGHTLLDQVVAWMQELCPGVRLEASEIPGIDSVRLSFGFGGTAGLDSTRLRRPTNVGFGLTYALPIVVACLTAGPGSLILLENPEAHLHPRGQSRMASLIAAAASAGAQLVVETHSDHVLDGTRLAVKQGRLAAGDTAVHFFRGNGAGVEIITPTVAEDGSLSEWPEGFFDESDHTLDQLLG; from the coding sequence GTGATCGAGCACCTGTCACTGGCCAACTTCAAGGCCTTCCGGTCCGCCCGTATCAGGTTGGCCCCGGTCACTCTCCTCACCGGCCTCAACTCCTCCGGCAAGAGCACGGTCCTGCAGTCCCTCGCGCTGCTACGCCAGTCGTACGACTCGGGCGTCCTCATGTCCACCGACGGGGATGCCAACAGCCGCGGGGGCTTCCTCCTCGACGGTGACCTCGTGGAGCTGGGGACCGGCCAGGACCTCCTGCACGAGGACTTCGACACCGCGGAGCCGGGCGGGGACCCGTTGATCGCCGTCGCGTTCGAAACCGCCACCAAGGAGACGTACGCCTGGTCCGCCCGCTACGCGGCCGAGCAGGATGTACTGCCGATCGTCCTCCCCGTCCAACCGGAAGGCTGGGAGGACGCACCCCTCTTCTCCCGGCGCTTCCAGTACCTCAAGGCCGACCGGATCACGCCCGCCACCACCTATCCCCGGTCCCACCACCAGGCAATCGGCCGCGGCTTCCTCGGAGCACGCGGCGAGCACGCCGTCAACTTCCTGCGGCACCACGCACAGGACGTCGTGCCGGACGGCCCTCTGCGGCATCCGCAGGCCGGCGGGCACACTCTGCTCGACCAGGTCGTCGCGTGGATGCAGGAGCTGTGCCCCGGGGTCAGACTCGAAGCCTCGGAGATCCCCGGGATCGACTCGGTACGTCTCAGCTTCGGGTTCGGCGGCACCGCCGGCCTCGACTCCACCCGGCTCCGGCGCCCGACGAACGTCGGCTTCGGTCTCACGTACGCCCTCCCCATCGTCGTGGCTTGTCTCACCGCCGGGCCCGGCAGCCTCATCCTGCTGGAGAACCCCGAGGCCCATCTACACCCGCGCGGCCAGTCCCGTATGGCCTCCCTCATCGCCGCCGCGGCGTCCGCCGGTGCTCAGCTCGTCGTCGAGACGCACAGCGACCACGTACTCGACGGGACCCGGCTCGCGGTCAAGCAGGGGCGGCTCGCGGCCGGGGACACCGCCGTGCACTTCTTCCGGGGCAACGGGGCCGGAGTGGAAATCATCACCCCGACGGTCGCCGAGGACGGATCGCTCTCCGAATGGCCGGAGGGCTTCTTCGACGAGTCGGACCACACACTGGACCAACTGCTGGGCTGA
- a CDS encoding DUF262 domain-containing protein, with product MSPEDSGSNRAPQPKDQLSLYGRYLDDAAAEDSGGFLVEIGAGGQSTGVELERPDEEPDIADEPITAPYDPSKIEIQTLNPTINLLISRLVNGMIDLAPDFQRKAGIWSDEQQSRLIESLLLRIPIPSFYASELTDSSWAQDSSWAIVDGIQRLTAIARFIAPGALAEAGVKSGPLKLRGLEYLKKDFEGKGYDDLSGRMQIRLNESQVVVHLIRPGTPEEVKFNIFARINTGGLPLTRQEIRHALVPGPARTLLSSLAESQEFASATSYGVYSERMADREMVLRYLAFRLTDPNLFRSQDFDQFLALTMRQVNRLTDDEREAHAHGFRQAMVTAEKIFEGHAFRKQFPGQTRRSPVNKAIFETVSVNLAALSDRERSALVTFREQVVEGFQQLMTDRDFERAVSVGTGDRVKVVDRFAKVRELFRTVLESNGGNTQ from the coding sequence ATGTCACCGGAGGACAGCGGCAGCAACCGCGCACCCCAGCCGAAGGACCAGCTGTCCCTGTACGGCCGCTACCTGGACGATGCGGCCGCCGAGGACAGCGGGGGCTTCCTGGTGGAGATCGGGGCGGGCGGGCAGAGCACCGGTGTCGAGCTGGAGCGGCCCGACGAGGAGCCGGACATCGCGGATGAGCCCATCACGGCGCCGTACGACCCGTCCAAGATCGAGATCCAGACCCTCAACCCGACGATCAACCTGCTGATCTCCCGGCTGGTCAACGGGATGATCGACCTCGCCCCGGACTTTCAGCGCAAGGCGGGCATCTGGTCGGACGAGCAGCAGAGCCGGCTGATCGAGTCCCTGCTCCTGCGTATCCCCATCCCCTCCTTCTACGCCTCCGAACTGACCGACAGTTCCTGGGCCCAGGACAGTTCCTGGGCCATCGTCGACGGCATCCAGCGCCTCACCGCCATCGCGCGGTTCATCGCACCCGGAGCACTGGCGGAGGCGGGGGTGAAGTCCGGGCCGCTCAAGCTGCGCGGCCTGGAGTACCTCAAGAAGGACTTTGAGGGCAAGGGGTACGACGATCTGTCGGGGCGCATGCAGATCCGTCTCAACGAGAGCCAGGTCGTCGTTCACCTCATCCGTCCGGGAACTCCGGAAGAGGTCAAATTCAACATCTTCGCGCGTATCAACACCGGCGGCCTCCCGCTGACCCGCCAGGAGATCCGGCACGCACTCGTTCCGGGACCGGCCCGCACGCTCCTGTCCTCGCTCGCCGAATCGCAGGAGTTCGCCTCGGCCACCAGCTATGGCGTCTACAGCGAGCGGATGGCGGACCGCGAGATGGTGCTGCGCTATCTCGCCTTCCGGCTCACCGACCCCAACCTGTTCAGAAGTCAGGACTTCGACCAGTTCCTCGCTCTCACCATGCGCCAGGTCAACCGGCTCACCGATGACGAGCGGGAGGCTCACGCCCACGGCTTCCGACAGGCCATGGTCACGGCCGAGAAGATCTTCGAAGGTCATGCCTTCCGTAAACAGTTCCCTGGTCAAACTCGGCGCTCCCCCGTCAACAAGGCCATCTTCGAGACGGTTTCCGTGAATCTGGCCGCTCTCTCGGACCGTGAACGATCCGCGCTGGTAACCTTCCGCGAACAGGTCGTCGAGGGTTTCCAGCAGCTCATGACCGACCGGGACTTCGAGCGAGCCGTGTCCGTGGGCACCGGCGACCGGGTCAAAGTGGTCGACCGCTTCGCGAAGGTCCGCGAACTCTTCCGCACCGTCCTGGAGAGCAACGGGGGCAACACGCAGTGA